Proteins encoded by one window of Methanobacterium sp. CWC-01:
- a CDS encoding dihydropteroate synthase-like protein, with amino-acid sequence MKILIVTAKLASPLVTKVTAQSEHEVHVLTFNTPIAAFLTPRRIVAELDNISGIELESLDMIITPGLIRKDVSYVGEVTGIPTYKGSTDAADLGVVLEMLDKIDLSSKKPADKLIEDELRNRALKYIQDFEEDSENIKKLLKKPENIMVGNLPVGEDFPMRVLAEIANAPLLSPEKLLRRAEYFVRSGADLVDLGMLAGENLKSRIPAMIDLLKDKLDVPISIDTLNPAEIEVAVESGVDLVLSLDHGNYQELLTLLREKEVPAVLLPTDYSQNWVPSTWEERVSSLKSLIEKCRDLEVIADPVLDPVNSKSIVDSFLACRQFKSENRVPLFFGVGNVTELLDVDSTGVNTLLSGIGMELGASILFTPEESGKTVGSVKELAISSQMMFLAKKRGSIPKDLGINLVVFKDKRRGETLEEALDVPEVEGKPDYTFNQDPAGSFKITVSNGLIMAVHYQKSKPQLTLTGIEAKPIYDEIIKRRLVTKLEHAAYLGSELQKAEESVKFGKHYVQDFPIFQKFLEK; translated from the coding sequence ATGAAAATACTCATCGTCACCGCCAAACTGGCCAGTCCGCTGGTTACAAAGGTCACCGCCCAATCAGAACATGAAGTTCATGTTTTAACCTTTAACACACCCATAGCTGCTTTTCTTACACCCCGTCGCATAGTTGCTGAACTGGATAACATATCAGGGATAGAACTGGAATCTCTGGACATGATCATTACTCCGGGGCTGATAAGAAAGGATGTAAGTTATGTGGGGGAGGTTACGGGTATACCCACCTACAAGGGATCCACTGATGCTGCTGATTTGGGAGTGGTGCTGGAGATGCTGGATAAAATTGACCTGTCATCTAAAAAACCGGCAGATAAGCTTATAGAAGACGAACTCAGGAATCGGGCACTTAAATACATTCAGGACTTTGAAGAAGACTCTGAAAACATTAAAAAACTACTTAAAAAACCTGAAAACATTATGGTGGGGAACCTCCCCGTGGGGGAGGACTTTCCCATGCGAGTTCTAGCCGAAATAGCCAATGCCCCCCTTCTAAGCCCTGAGAAGTTGCTGAGAAGGGCAGAATACTTCGTTAGATCCGGTGCTGATCTGGTGGATCTGGGCATGCTGGCCGGAGAAAACCTCAAAAGTAGAATACCGGCCATGATTGATCTTTTAAAGGATAAACTAGACGTACCCATCAGCATCGACACCCTCAACCCGGCAGAGATTGAAGTGGCAGTTGAGTCCGGGGTGGACCTGGTTTTAAGCCTGGACCACGGGAACTACCAGGAACTGCTAACCCTGCTTAGAGAAAAGGAAGTGCCTGCAGTCTTACTCCCCACGGATTACAGCCAAAACTGGGTGCCTAGCACCTGGGAAGAGCGAGTAAGTTCCCTGAAGAGCCTCATAGAAAAATGCAGAGACCTGGAAGTCATTGCTGATCCAGTTCTGGATCCGGTTAACAGTAAAAGCATTGTGGATTCGTTCTTAGCCTGTCGCCAGTTTAAAAGTGAAAACAGAGTTCCCCTATTTTTTGGGGTGGGAAACGTAACCGAACTGTTGGATGTGGACTCTACTGGAGTAAACACTTTATTATCAGGTATAGGGATGGAACTGGGGGCAAGTATACTCTTCACACCTGAAGAAAGTGGGAAAACGGTGGGAAGCGTCAAAGAACTGGCAATATCATCTCAAATGATGTTCCTGGCTAAGAAAAGAGGTTCCATACCCAAGGATCTGGGAATTAATCTAGTGGTTTTCAAGGACAAGAGGCGTGGTGAAACCCTGGAAGAGGCCCTTGATGTTCCGGAAGTGGAGGGAAAACCTGATTACACTTTCAACCAGGACCCTGCTGGCAGTTTCAAAATCACCGTTTCCAACGGCCTTATAATGGCGGTGCACTATCAGAAAAGTAAGCCCCAACTTACTCTAACCGGCATTGAAGCCAAGCCTATTTACGATGAAATCATTAAAAGAAGGCTGGTAACCAAATTGGAACATGCTGCTTACCTGGGATCAGAACTTCAAAAAGCAGAAGAGTCAGTGAAATTTGGCAAACATTACGTACAGGACTTTCCCATTTTCCAAAAGTTTCTGGAGAAGTGA
- a CDS encoding TIGR00269 family protein yields MKCDYCGSIPVVIHRKHSGQKLCKDCFIQKMQEKVLKDIRKYKLVEKGDKILLGLSGGKDSVMALDILKNLHERGIVEVMAVTIDEGISGYRAEGVEIATKIAKEMDIKHRIVSFEEYLGVTLDELMKKPQNGACTYCGVFRRWILNKVAREEGATKIATGHNLDDEAQSILMNYLEGNLDNLTRIGVKSQSKDPRFTVKIKPLREVPEREIALYVLARELKVHLAGCPYAGDSFRAEVGQFLKEISLKHPTIMYSTLRGFDRIKPVLKKEFSRKSPLTRCKVCGEPAAANLCKACSFLKERNE; encoded by the coding sequence ATGAAATGTGACTATTGTGGGTCAATTCCGGTGGTCATTCACCGTAAGCACTCCGGACAGAAACTCTGTAAAGATTGTTTCATCCAGAAAATGCAGGAGAAGGTCTTAAAGGATATAAGAAAATATAAACTGGTGGAAAAGGGAGACAAAATACTATTAGGGTTATCCGGTGGAAAAGACAGTGTCATGGCCCTAGATATCCTAAAAAATCTTCATGAGAGGGGTATTGTTGAAGTGATGGCAGTGACCATCGACGAGGGAATAAGTGGTTACCGGGCGGAAGGCGTGGAAATCGCCACTAAAATCGCCAAAGAAATGGATATAAAGCATAGAATAGTTTCCTTTGAAGAATATTTAGGAGTTACTCTGGATGAACTAATGAAAAAACCCCAAAATGGGGCCTGTACCTATTGTGGGGTTTTCAGACGATGGATACTCAACAAAGTAGCCAGGGAGGAGGGTGCCACTAAAATTGCCACCGGTCACAACTTAGATGATGAGGCTCAGTCAATCCTGATGAACTATCTGGAAGGAAATCTCGATAATTTGACCCGGATCGGTGTAAAATCCCAGTCCAAAGATCCCCGGTTCACCGTGAAAATCAAACCTCTCCGGGAAGTACCGGAAAGGGAAATAGCACTTTACGTACTGGCCAGGGAACTCAAGGTTCACCTGGCAGGGTGTCCTTACGCTGGTGATTCTTTTCGGGCCGAAGTGGGGCAGTTTTTGAAGGAAATATCCCTAAAACATCCCACCATTATGTACTCCACCCTTCGTGGATTTGACCGAATAAAACCAGTTCTGAAGAAAGAATTTTCCAGAAAATCGCCTCTCACCCGGTGTAAAGTATGTGGTGAACCAGCAGCCGCCAATCTGTGTAAGGCCTGCAGCTTCCTAAAAGAGAGGAATGAATAA
- a CDS encoding MoaD/ThiS family protein has translation MNITFIMGEEEKRMEIMGGKIKDLLQEMEIPLETVVVKKNQQIVIEEESLEDGDTIEVIRVIYGG, from the coding sequence ATGAATATTACCTTTATAATGGGAGAAGAAGAAAAAAGGATGGAAATTATGGGGGGTAAAATCAAAGACCTACTTCAGGAGATGGAAATACCCCTGGAAACTGTGGTGGTTAAAAAAAACCAGCAGATAGTCATCGAAGAAGAATCCCTGGAAGATGGGGATACCATTGAGGTTATAAGGGTTATATATGGGGGATAA
- a CDS encoding site-2 protease family protein produces MEDQELLYDIVGRYFSVIEFVDDEDASYFMVGDYSTEKFTALVEELDQVNYLPYIDPDGLYYRIRLAQKPEQKDSRIHINLILFLATLGTTLAAGYLLGNSWLAAVGFAIALLAIIGTHETAHFIYARKHGVKATLPYFIPAPTIIGTFGAVINVKSPIPNRNALFDLGLSGPLAGLLVTVPVLMIGLSISTVTVQSTGAMLFTPPLLMDIIAYFTAPAVASGQMIFLHPVAFAGWVGVVVAMLNLMPVAFLDGGHISRSIFSEKIHSVISMLAVVVTVLLGWIPMALLMLIILFKSKTHPGAMDNVAPITRGRKIMAIMALILLILCLSPVPS; encoded by the coding sequence TTGGAAGACCAAGAGCTTCTGTATGATATTGTGGGTAGATATTTCTCGGTTATAGAATTTGTGGATGATGAAGACGCATCCTACTTCATGGTTGGGGATTATAGTACTGAAAAATTTACTGCCCTGGTTGAGGAACTGGACCAGGTAAATTACTTACCCTATATTGATCCTGATGGACTGTATTACCGGATACGACTGGCCCAGAAACCAGAGCAAAAAGATTCCCGGATTCATATAAACTTGATACTATTTCTGGCCACCCTGGGAACCACTCTGGCAGCTGGTTATCTTCTGGGAAACAGCTGGCTGGCGGCAGTAGGATTTGCAATAGCTCTTCTGGCCATAATAGGTACACATGAAACAGCCCATTTTATTTACGCCCGTAAACATGGTGTTAAAGCTACATTGCCCTACTTCATCCCGGCTCCCACTATAATAGGCACCTTCGGCGCAGTTATAAACGTCAAATCTCCCATCCCCAATCGTAACGCCCTCTTTGATTTGGGATTAAGCGGCCCACTGGCTGGGCTTCTGGTAACGGTGCCGGTTTTGATGATTGGATTGAGTATCTCCACGGTAACTGTACAATCAACAGGGGCCATGCTTTTCACACCGCCTCTTTTAATGGATATTATAGCCTACTTCACTGCCCCTGCCGTGGCTTCGGGTCAGATGATATTTTTACACCCAGTGGCTTTTGCCGGTTGGGTGGGAGTGGTGGTGGCCATGTTAAATCTGATGCCGGTGGCTTTCCTGGATGGGGGCCATATATCCAGGTCCATTTTCAGTGAAAAGATACACTCGGTAATATCCATGTTAGCCGTGGTGGTAACCGTACTGTTAGGATGGATCCCTATGGCCCTCCTAATGTTGATAATACTCTTCAAAAGCAAGACACACCCGGGGGCCATGGATAATGTGGCCCCCATCACCCGGGGAAGAAAAATAATGGCCATCATGGCCCTGATCTTGCTTATACTGTGCTTATCCCCTGTACCATCTTAA
- a CDS encoding damage-control phosphatase ARMT1 family protein — MKVHYECAPCFLRQAREALDLATDDEKLKLEITSQLTDLIGQRFQPNASANEIGTEMHRTIKRETGNHDPYHQERAKSNEIALKFLPQVKKILKEDPSLKNYLKAAIAGNLLDFAALGLDIDMEAMILSAMQKELTVDNSPELEEELKKGRNVLYLADNVGEIVFDKLLIEEIQKYEVKVTVALKEMPILNDACLEEARDIGLDEFADLTTIGTDSVGVVYKDVSSDFLELFFRSDMVISKGLGNYEGLTEMDLKDKPVFCLFNAKCSPIAREIGVEVGDNVVLKL; from the coding sequence ATGAAAGTACACTACGAATGCGCCCCCTGTTTTCTAAGACAGGCCCGAGAAGCCCTGGATCTGGCTACCGATGATGAAAAATTAAAGCTGGAGATCACTTCCCAGTTAACCGATCTCATAGGTCAGAGATTCCAACCGAATGCATCTGCCAATGAGATTGGCACCGAGATGCACCGCACCATCAAAAGAGAAACTGGTAACCATGATCCGTACCACCAGGAAAGGGCTAAATCCAATGAAATTGCCCTTAAATTTCTACCCCAAGTAAAAAAGATCTTAAAAGAGGATCCCAGTCTTAAAAACTATTTAAAAGCTGCCATCGCTGGAAATCTCCTGGATTTTGCTGCTTTGGGCCTGGATATCGATATGGAGGCTATGATCCTGTCGGCCATGCAAAAAGAATTAACTGTAGATAATTCTCCTGAACTGGAAGAAGAACTTAAAAAAGGCCGAAATGTTTTATATCTGGCGGATAATGTGGGAGAAATAGTCTTCGACAAGTTGCTCATAGAAGAAATCCAAAAATATGAAGTTAAGGTCACCGTGGCCCTCAAGGAGATGCCCATTTTAAACGATGCCTGCCTGGAGGAAGCACGGGATATTGGTTTAGATGAGTTTGCAGATTTAACCACCATCGGAACCGATTCAGTGGGGGTGGTTTATAAAGATGTTTCATCAGACTTCCTGGAACTCTTTTTCCGATCAGATATGGTAATTTCCAAGGGCCTGGGTAACTATGAGGGCCTTACCGAAATGGATTTAAAAGATAAACCTGTTTTTTGTCTATTCAACGCCAAATGCTCCCCGATAGCTCGGGAAATAGGTGTAGAGGTCGGTGATAACGTGGTCTTAAAGCTGTAA
- a CDS encoding thioredoxin domain-containing protein, producing the protein MFLVVVITGCTFLPGTQNNSSTGSSGINWNTDMNTAFQQAQASNKMVFADFYADWCHYCQEMDSVTYTDPDVQQRIAQSYIAVKIDTDDNPDLSSRYAIYGLPTIIIFNSNGQEIKRIEGYQSASQLLSQL; encoded by the coding sequence ATGTTCCTGGTCGTGGTGATAACTGGTTGTACTTTCCTCCCTGGCACCCAGAACAATTCCAGTACTGGTTCTTCTGGCATTAACTGGAACACCGATATGAACACGGCATTTCAGCAGGCTCAGGCTTCCAATAAAATGGTATTCGCTGACTTTTACGCTGACTGGTGTCACTACTGCCAGGAGATGGATAGTGTAACTTACACTGACCCTGATGTTCAACAACGGATAGCGCAAAGTTATATTGCGGTTAAGATTGACACCGATGACAACCCTGATTTAAGCTCCCGGTATGCAATCTACGGTTTACCCACCATCATCATCTTCAACTCTAATGGACAGGAAATAAAAAGAATTGAAGGATACCAATCTGCCAGCCAGTTACTGAGCCAACTATAG
- a CDS encoding cytochrome c biogenesis CcdA family protein, whose amino-acid sequence MQTGFILSFLAGMASLLSPCVLPLIPIVVGYSILNRSLREIFAFTGGFFLIFAVITILTVIFTAALNAYLLHIRMLAAIILVLVGIFFIFNPQIPRLSFKSSTEGGVVGSFILGLLTCLAWSPCFGPYVVAIAAYSTATGNVLYSALNMILFAAGFSLTLFILALLASRINFERISKYSSTIRIISGLVIVLAGIYLLWGLL is encoded by the coding sequence ATGCAAACCGGTTTTATATTATCATTCCTGGCGGGAATGGCCTCCTTATTATCGCCATGCGTGCTGCCACTCATACCCATCGTTGTTGGATATTCCATTCTGAATCGGAGTTTAAGAGAAATTTTTGCCTTCACCGGCGGGTTTTTTTTAATCTTTGCAGTTATCACCATACTAACCGTTATATTTACCGCGGCCCTGAATGCATATCTTCTCCATATAAGGATGCTGGCTGCAATCATCCTGGTTTTGGTGGGGATTTTTTTCATATTCAACCCCCAGATTCCAAGATTATCATTTAAATCCAGTACTGAAGGCGGTGTCGTGGGATCTTTTATACTGGGACTATTGACCTGTCTGGCCTGGTCCCCCTGCTTTGGGCCCTATGTAGTGGCGATAGCAGCATACAGCACCGCCACGGGCAACGTGCTCTACAGCGCCCTGAACATGATACTGTTTGCTGCAGGTTTCTCTCTCACCCTGTTCATACTGGCTCTTCTGGCCTCTAGAATAAACTTTGAGAGAATTTCAAAATACTCAAGCACGATAAGGATCATATCCGGTCTGGTTATAGTGCTGGCCGGAATTTATTTGTTGTGGGGCTTGTTGTAA
- a CDS encoding NAD(P)-dependent oxidoreductase, with amino-acid sequence MRVGFIGFGEVASTLARGLMGEGVEVYTCLEGRSVRTKELARSMDVQLCSNNQEMAKKAEMIFSAVTPSQAVLVARELDHIQGVYVDLNNVSPATVKEALKNVGSSDTVDAAILGSVQRNGLKVKIIASGAGAEEFEKLNGYGMNIEVIGSEPGQASAIKMLRSAYTKGVSALLLESLHAAYRMGIDEEVLKYISQTEGPDFKESAVSRMTSSFYHARRRSEEMEEVVKMLSALTEPFMSKATLESLVALADKLGKLDKRPANMHQLFQKLDKPDHQG; translated from the coding sequence ATGAGAGTGGGCTTTATAGGTTTTGGTGAAGTGGCCTCTACCCTGGCTAGGGGTCTTATGGGGGAGGGTGTGGAGGTCTACACCTGTCTGGAGGGAAGAAGTGTGCGGACCAAGGAATTGGCCAGATCAATGGATGTTCAACTGTGCAGTAACAACCAGGAAATGGCAAAAAAGGCGGAAATGATCTTCTCGGCGGTTACACCATCCCAAGCAGTACTGGTAGCCAGGGAATTGGACCATATCCAGGGGGTTTATGTGGATCTCAATAACGTATCTCCCGCCACCGTTAAGGAAGCTTTAAAAAATGTTGGAAGCTCCGACACCGTGGACGCAGCAATCCTAGGCAGTGTCCAGCGAAATGGTTTGAAGGTTAAAATCATAGCTTCAGGGGCGGGTGCAGAAGAATTCGAGAAATTAAATGGTTATGGTATGAATATTGAGGTCATTGGGTCAGAACCAGGCCAGGCCTCCGCCATTAAGATGCTGCGCAGCGCCTACACCAAGGGGGTTTCAGCACTTCTTTTGGAATCCCTACACGCCGCCTACCGGATGGGCATAGATGAAGAAGTTTTAAAATACATATCACAGACGGAAGGGCCTGACTTTAAAGAATCAGCAGTTTCTAGGATGACAAGCAGTTTCTATCATGCTCGGCGAAGGTCTGAAGAGATGGAAGAGGTGGTAAAGATGCTTTCTGCTCTAACCGAACCTTTCATGAGCAAGGCCACCCTGGAATCTTTGGTGGCCCTGGCCGATAAGCTGGGTAAACTGGATAAAAGGCCAGCCAACATGCACCAACTCTTCCAAAAACTGGATAAACCAGATCATCAGGGTTAA
- a CDS encoding adenylyltransferase/cytidyltransferase family protein, which translates to MIGISADFDPVHNGHVKLIQKAREVADEKNTEVVIYLNKGYSANHAPFFADYDARKRMALEAGADRIFPIEGLHHRLTMAYTVPIRIAMMIQDGVRDYVDAADVRPEQIKKYASRFVKSGIFSGIPRNLPNRNVIRWYAVNEFLGKVLGNKMEFHFIPESKVGEEKISGRIIRREILENNLEIPKSVQKLLPISTVKILQEEIDHENIPGKRNLEVLLDRLNNYSRPRLLEIAHLNAAAVEEIVQGRKYRKEAPAWASLRKAGYGPVLTRLALSCVEEDVTRREVFDLIRHYQTEGIIPPDQKVERVIDRAWFVASSADKGMESQEAHERFRNGEKIRSKAPYTVDAGIHLRSFELSSLQEGLPAWLYVDKRGMIACLLKTAERKIKSPLKLPARDATYLRLLLDSQIVPLQGSMVSKKRGWRVRIQVG; encoded by the coding sequence ATGATCGGAATCAGCGCGGACTTTGACCCCGTACACAATGGACATGTTAAGCTCATCCAAAAGGCCCGGGAAGTAGCCGATGAGAAAAACACGGAAGTGGTTATCTACCTCAACAAGGGTTACAGTGCCAACCACGCCCCCTTCTTCGCGGACTACGATGCCCGGAAGAGGATGGCCCTGGAAGCCGGGGCAGATCGAATTTTTCCCATTGAAGGCCTACACCATCGTCTGACCATGGCCTACACCGTGCCCATAAGGATTGCTATGATGATCCAGGATGGGGTGCGGGATTATGTGGATGCCGCCGATGTAAGACCGGAACAGATTAAGAAGTACGCCTCTCGCTTTGTAAAAAGTGGAATATTCAGCGGGATTCCCCGTAATTTACCCAACCGTAATGTGATACGCTGGTATGCGGTTAACGAATTTCTGGGTAAGGTTCTGGGTAATAAAATGGAGTTTCATTTTATTCCTGAATCAAAGGTGGGAGAAGAAAAGATCTCAGGACGCATAATACGCAGGGAAATCCTGGAGAATAACTTAGAAATACCGAAGAGTGTCCAAAAACTGCTTCCCATTTCCACCGTGAAAATATTGCAAGAAGAAATTGACCATGAAAATATTCCGGGAAAAAGAAACCTGGAAGTTCTCCTGGACCGCTTGAACAACTATTCCCGTCCGCGCCTTTTAGAAATCGCTCACTTGAACGCTGCTGCCGTGGAAGAAATAGTCCAGGGACGCAAGTACCGTAAAGAAGCGCCAGCCTGGGCTTCACTTAGAAAGGCAGGATATGGGCCGGTTCTCACCCGCCTGGCTTTGAGTTGTGTGGAGGAGGATGTCACTCGCCGGGAGGTTTTTGACCTTATAAGACACTACCAGACGGAAGGAATCATACCCCCTGACCAGAAGGTAGAAAGAGTTATTGATAGGGCATGGTTCGTGGCATCATCAGCTGATAAGGGGATGGAAAGTCAGGAAGCTCATGAAAGATTCAGGAATGGGGAGAAGATTCGTTCCAAAGCTCCCTATACTGTTGATGCCGGTATTCATCTTCGCAGTTTTGAATTATCCTCCCTGCAGGAGGGCCTTCCCGCCTGGTTGTATGTGGATAAGAGAGGAATGATTGCCTGCCTCCTTAAAACTGCAGAACGTAAAATTAAAAGTCCACTGAAGTTACCGGCCAGAGATGCTACCTACCTCCGGCTGCTTTTAGATTCCCAGATTGTGCCCCTCCAGGGCAGTATGGTTAGTAAAAAGAGAGGCTGGAGAGTGCGAATCCAGGTGGGTTAA
- a CDS encoding DUF998 domain-containing protein has product MADLNQNSSKQNLTLAGFLFFLVGSIILMGIITGEIFYPDELTYTTAQSMISDLGSTVPPNSIITQPSATIFNWTMIISGILILVGNYFLFRYFRDKIAGILIGLLGLGVLGVGVFPGNITPQHPIFSLTAFASGGLSAIYSFRLIKSPLKYMALLFGVICLFFLFTSNMFMPLLGGGGVERWVAYPVVLWFLGFGGYLMGLSVTEKSGD; this is encoded by the coding sequence ATGGCAGACCTGAATCAGAATTCAAGTAAACAAAATTTGACCCTAGCCGGATTTCTGTTTTTCTTAGTCGGCAGCATAATTCTAATGGGAATCATAACCGGAGAAATTTTTTATCCAGATGAACTCACCTACACCACTGCCCAGAGCATGATCAGTGATTTAGGCTCTACAGTACCTCCCAACAGCATCATCACCCAGCCATCAGCCACAATTTTTAACTGGACCATGATTATTTCTGGAATTCTTATATTGGTGGGTAATTATTTCCTGTTCCGATATTTCCGTGATAAAATCGCTGGAATCCTCATTGGACTTTTGGGTTTGGGAGTTCTGGGTGTGGGAGTATTCCCCGGTAACATCACCCCCCAGCACCCCATATTCTCCCTGACCGCATTTGCAAGCGGAGGTCTATCTGCTATCTACTCCTTCAGATTAATCAAATCACCACTCAAGTATATGGCCCTCTTGTTTGGAGTTATTTGTCTGTTCTTCCTGTTCACGTCCAACATGTTCATGCCCCTATTGGGTGGTGGTGGTGTGGAAAGATGGGTGGCCTATCCCGTGGTATTGTGGTTCCTGGGCTTCGGCGGATACCTCATGGGATTATCTGTAACTGAAAAAAGCGGGGATTGA
- a CDS encoding archaeosine biosynthesis radical SAM protein RaSEA, with translation MEIKELNRELREKSLRRIDKKSPPELAASWSSEDLLYSGPGRTIFMVLPTSGCAWALSGSGGCTMCSYVADSPLEAVSAEEMLEIFHEHFEKQIQRQALEGPTAVKLFVSGSFLNPKEVPAEARRKILKSLADYPEIEEVVVESRPEYVIEEVLQECCEALPGKIFEVAMGLETGDERRRMNIINKGFSNAEFERAVQTIQELKSEYPIRSKAYLLVKPILTSEKEAIIDAIQSAEYAEQSGVDRISFCPSTIHKGTLMEILWRKGSYQPPWIWSVMEIIRRVRSLAKIPVIMDTAGFGTRRGPYNCKKCNSALKEMIIQSNITQTIPEDFECECRSKWLAEVEYSGITGSPSNLN, from the coding sequence ATGGAAATCAAAGAGCTAAACCGTGAGCTTCGGGAGAAATCTCTTAGAAGGATTGATAAAAAATCACCACCAGAACTGGCTGCCAGCTGGTCCAGCGAGGACCTACTCTACTCTGGCCCCGGCCGGACCATATTCATGGTATTACCCACCTCCGGCTGTGCCTGGGCTCTTTCAGGTTCAGGGGGGTGCACTATGTGCAGTTACGTGGCGGATTCACCACTGGAAGCAGTATCGGCAGAGGAGATGCTGGAAATATTCCATGAACACTTCGAAAAACAGATACAAAGACAGGCCCTGGAGGGTCCCACCGCGGTGAAGTTATTCGTATCTGGCAGCTTCCTTAATCCGAAAGAAGTCCCAGCAGAAGCCAGGAGGAAGATTCTTAAATCCCTGGCTGATTACCCGGAAATTGAAGAGGTGGTGGTGGAGTCCCGCCCCGAGTACGTCATCGAAGAAGTGCTCCAGGAGTGCTGTGAGGCTTTGCCGGGTAAAATATTCGAGGTGGCCATGGGTCTAGAAACCGGGGATGAAAGACGCCGGATGAACATCATAAATAAGGGTTTTTCCAATGCAGAGTTTGAACGGGCTGTACAAACAATCCAGGAACTTAAATCCGAATACCCCATAAGATCCAAGGCCTATTTACTTGTAAAGCCCATCCTGACCAGTGAAAAGGAAGCCATAATTGATGCCATCCAGTCTGCCGAGTATGCTGAACAATCTGGAGTGGACCGGATTTCTTTCTGCCCCTCCACCATCCATAAAGGTACTTTAATGGAAATTCTCTGGAGGAAGGGTTCTTATCAGCCGCCCTGGATATGGAGTGTTATGGAAATAATCCGGAGAGTTCGCAGTCTGGCCAAGATACCGGTTATCATGGACACCGCCGGTTTTGGTACCCGCAGGGGGCCTTACAACTGTAAAAAGTGTAACTCTGCCCTGAAAGAGATGATCATCCAGTCCAACATAACCCAGACCATTCCGGAAGATTTTGAATGTGAATGTAGAAGTAAGTGGCTGGCTGAAGTGGAATACTCAGGAATAACTGGTTCTCCAAGTAATTTGAACTAA
- a CDS encoding SPL family radical SAM protein, producing MKYVVQEIKVKSVLNKQRHVDDWFLSGYSLNPYSGCSFNCVYCYTRGSKYGEHQVPGLAVKINGPQVLVKQLKNQARKKEYAFIALGSATDPYLPLEEDYKITHEFLRIILRFQFPVHILTRSSLILRDLDLLTKIGEKAIIPRELRDRVGKGVIISFSFSTMDPELARIFEPEAPEPDVRLETMKKCKEAGFRVGAVFMPLLPYLSDTPESLDYMIGRAKKQGADFVLAAGLTLFGEGPADCKTRYYETLEQHFPEKVEETRALFGNSFAPSRKYQRELYLRVKNLCKDHGIRNRVY from the coding sequence GTGAAATACGTGGTCCAGGAAATCAAGGTTAAATCAGTCCTGAACAAGCAAAGACATGTTGATGACTGGTTTTTGTCGGGTTACTCCCTCAACCCTTACTCGGGCTGTTCATTTAACTGTGTATACTGCTATACCCGAGGTAGCAAATATGGGGAGCATCAGGTGCCTGGGCTGGCAGTCAAAATCAATGGCCCCCAGGTACTGGTTAAACAGTTGAAAAACCAGGCCCGAAAAAAAGAGTACGCATTTATAGCCCTGGGATCAGCTACTGATCCTTACCTGCCACTGGAGGAAGATTATAAGATCACCCATGAATTTCTCAGGATTATCCTACGCTTCCAGTTTCCGGTGCATATCCTGACCAGATCCTCCCTGATTTTAAGGGATCTGGACCTTTTGACTAAGATTGGAGAAAAGGCCATTATTCCACGGGAACTACGGGACCGAGTGGGTAAGGGAGTTATCATCTCCTTTTCCTTTTCCACCATGGATCCGGAGCTGGCCCGGATATTTGAACCCGAAGCCCCGGAGCCAGATGTAAGGTTAGAAACCATGAAGAAGTGTAAAGAGGCCGGTTTCAGGGTCGGGGCGGTGTTCATGCCCCTGCTACCCTATCTTTCTGACACCCCGGAATCTCTGGATTATATGATTGGCCGGGCAAAAAAGCAGGGGGCAGATTTTGTTCTGGCGGCTGGGTTGACACTATTTGGTGAAGGCCCTGCTGATTGTAAAACTCGTTATTATGAGACCCTGGAGCAACATTTTCCAGAGAAGGTAGAGGAGACTCGTGCCCTTTTTGGAAATTCATTTGCACCTTCCCGGAAATATCAGCGAGAGCTATACCTCAGGGTGAAGAATTTGTGCAAAGACCACGGAATCAGAAACAGGGTGTATTGA